Proteins co-encoded in one Flavivirga eckloniae genomic window:
- a CDS encoding RNA polymerase sigma factor: MKTVFFNDSALINALKKGESKAYTFLAENYHHKLCVYAYSLTNDSDLAEDIVQNVFIKVWKRRSNLKNNFSIKNYLYKSVYNEFIDQYRKFRPVVSLEKKHIDALSYIVEKEDEKTLETLITLVKQEIENLPPKCKQTFLLSKQEGLTNIEISEYLNISIKSVEAHITKAFSILRKTVGEKVSLIINLLFIVNRNIKV; the protein is encoded by the coding sequence ATGAAAACCGTTTTTTTTAATGATTCTGCTCTCATTAATGCATTAAAAAAAGGAGAGTCTAAAGCATATACTTTTTTAGCTGAGAACTACCACCATAAACTTTGTGTTTATGCTTATAGTCTCACTAACGACAGTGATTTAGCAGAAGATATTGTGCAAAATGTATTCATTAAAGTATGGAAGCGTCGCTCGAATTTAAAGAACAATTTTTCTATTAAAAATTATTTATATAAATCTGTTTATAACGAATTTATTGATCAATACAGAAAATTTAGACCGGTAGTCTCTTTAGAGAAAAAACATATAGACGCCTTAAGTTATATCGTAGAAAAAGAAGACGAAAAAACTTTAGAAACACTTATAACACTGGTTAAACAAGAAATAGAAAACCTACCTCCCAAATGCAAACAAACATTTTTACTTAGTAAACAAGAAGGCCTGACCAACATAGAAATTTCTGAATACCTGAACATTTCTATTAAATCTGTAGAAGCCCACATAACTAAAGCATTTTCTATACTTCGTAAAACGGTTGGCGAAAAAGTAAGCTTAATTATAAATTTATTATTTATAGTAAATAGAAACATTAAGGTTTAA
- the polA gene encoding DNA polymerase I, with amino-acid sequence MSDQKRLFLVDAYALIFRGYYAFIKNPRINSKGVDTSAIMGFMNSLLDVIKRERPDHLAVCFDKGGSADRVEMYQEYKANRDETPEAIKIAVPYIYNILEAMHIPIMVKEGYEADDVIGTLSKQAEKEGYKTFMVTPDKDFAQLVSENIFMYRPVFGGGYETWGIPEVQKKFEITDPLQVIDFLGMMGDSSDNIPGLPGVGEKTAKKFLAQYGSMENLLANTHELKGKMKEKIEANGELGILSKKLATIMLDVPVEFNENDFEMSQPDIPKVTEIFQELEFRRLIDNFNKTFATEDDAQQTAEANTKQAETKATPKEQASAGAGQFSLFGGDVSDVSNTETVSEYTRKTAETTSHFYQSVDSGIATKLFIKNLMNQTSVCFDTETTGLNPITAELVGIAFSWEVGKGFYLPFPEDKTEAQALIEQLRPFFENETIQKIGQNLKYDIKVLAKYNIEVKGELFDTMLAHYLINPDMRHNMDVLAETYLNYSPISIETLIGKKGKNQLLMRDVPLDKQTEYAVEDSDITLQLKEHFEKELGEANTKKLFDEIEVPLLRVLAAMELEGINLDKEFLNSLSEELNKDIASLETKIYEAAGEEFNIASPKQLGVILFEKLKLVDKPKKTKTGQYATSEDILSYLAKEHEIIQNILDFRGLSKLKSTYVDALPEQIEASTGRVHTDYMQTVAATGRLSSNNPNLQNIPIRTERGRQVRKAFVPRNEDYTLLAADYSQIELRIIAALSKEETMISAFKNGEDIHASTASRVFNVPLNEVTREQRSNAKTVNFGIIYGVSAFGLSNQTNLSRAESKELIDTYYETYPKLRSFISEQVDFARDNGYVQTVLGRRRYLKDINSRNAVVRGAAERNAVNAPIQGSAADIIKIAMINIYNKLSEGSYKSKMLLQVHDELVFDVYKPELETIKSLVKTEMENAYKLDVPLDVDLDIGDNWLEAH; translated from the coding sequence ATGTCAGATCAAAAACGTCTTTTCTTAGTCGATGCCTATGCCTTAATTTTCCGTGGTTATTACGCTTTTATTAAAAATCCCAGAATTAATTCTAAAGGTGTTGATACCTCTGCTATTATGGGTTTCATGAATTCTCTTTTAGATGTTATTAAGCGAGAAAGACCAGATCATTTAGCCGTTTGTTTTGATAAAGGTGGAAGCGCAGACCGTGTTGAGATGTATCAGGAATACAAGGCGAATAGAGATGAAACTCCCGAGGCTATTAAAATAGCTGTTCCTTACATTTACAACATACTCGAAGCCATGCATATTCCCATCATGGTTAAGGAAGGTTATGAAGCCGACGATGTTATTGGAACACTTTCCAAACAAGCCGAAAAAGAAGGTTATAAAACCTTTATGGTAACTCCAGATAAAGATTTTGCACAATTGGTTTCTGAAAACATTTTTATGTATCGTCCTGTTTTTGGCGGTGGTTACGAAACTTGGGGTATTCCAGAAGTGCAGAAAAAATTTGAAATTACCGACCCCTTACAAGTTATTGACTTTTTAGGAATGATGGGAGATTCCAGTGATAACATCCCTGGGCTTCCCGGAGTTGGAGAAAAAACAGCCAAAAAGTTTTTAGCACAATACGGTAGTATGGAAAATCTTTTAGCCAATACCCATGAGCTTAAAGGTAAAATGAAAGAGAAAATTGAAGCCAATGGTGAATTGGGGATACTATCAAAAAAGTTGGCTACCATTATGCTGGATGTTCCTGTTGAGTTTAATGAGAATGATTTTGAAATGTCTCAGCCAGACATTCCAAAAGTTACCGAGATTTTTCAGGAGTTAGAATTTAGACGTTTAATAGACAATTTCAACAAGACATTTGCTACTGAGGACGATGCTCAACAAACTGCTGAAGCAAATACAAAACAAGCAGAAACAAAAGCGACACCAAAAGAACAAGCTTCTGCTGGTGCTGGACAGTTTTCTTTGTTTGGAGGTGATGTTTCAGATGTATCAAACACAGAAACCGTATCAGAATATACTCGTAAAACAGCCGAAACTACATCTCATTTTTATCAAAGCGTAGACTCTGGAATTGCCACCAAACTCTTCATTAAAAATTTAATGAATCAAACTTCCGTGTGCTTCGATACCGAAACTACAGGCTTAAATCCTATCACAGCAGAATTGGTTGGCATTGCTTTTTCTTGGGAAGTAGGCAAAGGGTTTTATTTACCATTTCCAGAAGATAAAACTGAAGCACAAGCTCTTATTGAACAATTGCGTCCGTTTTTTGAAAACGAAACGATTCAGAAAATTGGTCAGAATTTAAAGTATGATATCAAAGTTTTAGCCAAATACAACATAGAGGTTAAAGGTGAATTATTTGACACCATGTTGGCTCATTACCTCATCAACCCTGATATGCGTCATAATATGGATGTGCTGGCAGAAACATACTTGAATTACTCACCAATCTCTATTGAAACGCTTATTGGTAAAAAAGGAAAAAACCAGTTATTAATGCGGGATGTTCCTTTAGATAAGCAAACCGAATATGCTGTTGAAGATTCCGATATTACTCTTCAATTAAAAGAGCATTTCGAAAAAGAGTTGGGTGAAGCAAATACCAAAAAACTTTTTGATGAGATTGAAGTCCCATTACTTCGTGTATTGGCGGCTATGGAATTGGAAGGTATTAATTTAGATAAGGAATTCCTGAATTCCCTCTCGGAAGAATTAAACAAAGACATTGCTTCTTTAGAAACTAAAATTTACGAAGCTGCTGGTGAAGAATTCAACATTGCATCGCCTAAGCAACTAGGTGTCATTCTTTTCGAGAAATTAAAGCTTGTAGACAAACCCAAAAAGACCAAAACGGGTCAATATGCAACCTCTGAAGATATTCTATCGTATTTGGCAAAAGAGCATGAAATTATTCAAAATATTTTGGACTTTAGAGGTTTATCGAAACTTAAAAGCACCTATGTTGATGCCCTACCAGAACAGATTGAAGCATCAACTGGTAGAGTGCACACCGATTACATGCAAACTGTTGCAGCTACTGGACGATTAAGTAGTAACAATCCGAATCTTCAAAATATCCCTATTCGTACCGAACGCGGTAGACAGGTAAGAAAAGCTTTTGTTCCAAGAAACGAAGATTATACGCTTTTAGCTGCCGATTATTCGCAAATAGAACTTCGTATTATTGCTGCTTTAAGTAAAGAAGAAACCATGATTTCTGCATTTAAGAATGGTGAAGACATTCACGCATCGACGGCCTCAAGAGTATTTAACGTGCCTTTAAATGAAGTAACCCGCGAGCAACGTAGTAATGCCAAAACTGTTAATTTTGGTATTATTTATGGTGTTTCTGCTTTTGGGTTGAGCAATCAAACAAACCTATCGCGAGCCGAGTCCAAAGAACTTATCGATACTTATTATGAAACCTATCCTAAGCTTAGAAGTTTTATAAGTGAGCAAGTAGATTTTGCAAGAGATAATGGCTACGTACAAACAGTTTTGGGACGTCGTCGTTACTTAAAAGACATAAATTCCAGAAATGCTGTAGTGCGAGGCGCAGCCGAACGAAATGCTGTAAATGCACCAATACAGGGTAGTGCGGCAGATATTATTAAAATTGCCATGATTAATATTTACAATAAGCTTTCTGAAGGAAGTTATAAATCTAAAATGCTTTTACAAGTGCATGATGAATTGGTTTTTGATGTATACAAACCCGAATTAGAAACCATTAAGTCACTTGTAAAAACCGAAATGGAAAATGCTTATAAGCTGGATGTTCCTCTTGATGTTGATCTGGATATTGGTGATAATTGGTTGGAGGCGCATTAA
- a CDS encoding glycosyltransferase family 2 protein, which yields MKIQLYVVIPVFNEEEIIKAVVEDWITLLNKLKISYKLKIFNDGSTDSTLEELKMLKNHYPNCIELIDQKNSGHGPTILRSYRESLDSEWIFQVDSDNEIKAHYFEDFWKVKDNYDFIIGKRVNRNSPVFRKIMTYFSYLVVKYFYGKGIKDVNCPYRLMRTNVFKDIFMNIPDDTFAPNIIISGMALRKGLNVNSFDIEFNTSVNKVSSLSSNITKLARISVNSFLEIINYARKKEL from the coding sequence GTGAAAATTCAATTATATGTAGTAATACCTGTTTTTAATGAGGAAGAAATAATCAAGGCTGTGGTTGAAGATTGGATAACACTACTCAATAAACTAAAAATAAGTTATAAACTTAAAATCTTTAACGATGGATCAACAGATTCGACCTTGGAAGAACTTAAAATGTTGAAAAATCATTATCCGAATTGTATCGAATTAATTGATCAAAAAAATTCCGGACATGGTCCGACAATACTTAGAAGTTATAGAGAAAGTTTAGATTCTGAGTGGATTTTTCAAGTTGATTCTGATAATGAAATTAAGGCGCATTATTTTGAGGATTTTTGGAAAGTTAAAGATAATTATGATTTTATTATAGGTAAAAGAGTAAATAGAAATTCCCCAGTTTTTAGAAAAATCATGACATATTTCTCATATCTTGTTGTCAAATATTTTTATGGTAAAGGTATTAAAGATGTTAATTGCCCTTATAGACTTATGCGGACAAATGTATTTAAAGACATTTTTATGAATATTCCTGATGATACATTTGCGCCTAATATTATAATTTCTGGTATGGCTTTAAGGAAAGGATTAAATGTGAATTCTTTTGATATTGAGTTTAATACAAGTGTAAATAAGGTTAGTTCATTAAGCTCTAATATTACCAAGTTAGCCAGAATAAGTGTTAATTCTTTTTTAGAAATTATCAATTATGCAAGAAAAAAAGAGTTATAA
- a CDS encoding YgiQ family radical SAM protein, with amino-acid sequence MQELKLSNWLPTTNKEVKIRGWEALDVILFSGDAYVDHPSFGPAVIGRILESYGLRVAIVPQPNVNDNLQDFVKLGAPRLFFGITGGCMDPMISNYNANKKRRDKDAYTPNGDIGFRPDYATTVYSKILKEKWPNVPILIGGIEASLRRVTHYDYWSDKLMPTILESSKADMLVYGMGEQPLREVVRLLQKGVPFSSINTIKQTAVLLNKEAKVPKNSNWEDVEIASHEACLTNKKTFASNFKVIEQESNKLYARRIFQKVGEKTLMINPPYPTMTEKEIDASFDLPYTRLPHPKYNKRGPIPAFEMIKFSINVHRGCFGGCSFCTISAHQGKFIASRSQESVLREVDTVANMPDFKGYLSDIGGPSANMYKMQGKIQSICDKCVAPSCISPVICSNLDTSHKPLTKLYQAVDSHPKVKKSFIGSGIRHDMLVPEFNKNADAKELDDYTEEVMTKHVSGRLKVAPEHTSDPVLKLMRKPSFSYFHKFKERFDKINIKKNLKLQLIPYFISNHPACEAEDMANLAAETKDMGFQLEQVQGFTPTPMTVATVIYYSGYHPYTLKKVKTPKTRKEKDEQHRFFFWYKKENKDWIRNTLNKLGRQDLLKVLLPENDKWRKNKPGKPKHTFDDAVPFNQRKNKAKFRSKKRRR; translated from the coding sequence ATGCAAGAGTTAAAACTTTCAAATTGGTTGCCTACCACAAACAAAGAGGTTAAAATACGAGGTTGGGAAGCGCTCGACGTTATTTTATTTAGCGGCGATGCTTATGTAGATCATCCGTCGTTTGGTCCTGCTGTGATTGGTCGTATTTTAGAAAGTTATGGTTTGCGTGTCGCTATAGTGCCGCAACCTAATGTTAATGACAATCTTCAGGATTTTGTAAAGTTAGGAGCTCCCCGGTTGTTTTTTGGAATTACTGGAGGGTGCATGGATCCGATGATTAGTAATTATAATGCTAACAAAAAACGTCGGGATAAGGATGCGTATACGCCAAACGGCGATATTGGTTTTAGACCCGATTATGCCACGACAGTTTATTCAAAGATTTTAAAGGAAAAATGGCCAAACGTTCCTATTTTAATAGGAGGTATTGAAGCGTCGTTGCGTCGTGTAACACATTATGACTATTGGAGCGATAAACTAATGCCTACTATTTTAGAAAGCTCTAAAGCCGATATGTTGGTTTATGGTATGGGAGAACAACCTTTGCGAGAGGTTGTGAGGTTATTACAAAAAGGAGTGCCTTTTAGCAGTATTAATACCATAAAACAAACAGCAGTACTTTTAAATAAAGAAGCTAAAGTACCTAAGAATAGTAATTGGGAAGATGTTGAAATTGCATCGCATGAAGCTTGTTTAACCAATAAGAAGACGTTTGCATCTAACTTTAAGGTTATAGAACAGGAATCTAATAAGTTATATGCACGCCGAATTTTTCAGAAAGTAGGTGAAAAGACCTTGATGATTAATCCGCCATATCCTACTATGACGGAAAAAGAAATTGATGCTTCCTTCGATTTACCGTATACACGTTTACCACATCCTAAATACAATAAACGTGGCCCCATACCTGCGTTCGAAATGATTAAGTTTTCTATAAATGTACATCGTGGTTGTTTTGGCGGATGTAGTTTCTGTACCATTTCGGCACACCAAGGAAAGTTTATAGCGTCCCGTAGTCAGGAGTCGGTATTGCGCGAAGTCGATACCGTAGCCAATATGCCAGATTTCAAAGGGTATTTGTCAGATATTGGCGGTCCAAGTGCCAACATGTATAAAATGCAAGGGAAGATACAATCCATATGCGATAAGTGTGTGGCGCCGTCCTGTATTTCGCCCGTTATTTGCAGTAATTTAGATACCTCACATAAACCATTAACCAAATTATATCAAGCAGTTGATAGTCACCCGAAAGTAAAAAAGTCTTTTATAGGTAGTGGTATTCGTCATGATATGCTCGTACCGGAGTTTAATAAAAATGCAGATGCAAAAGAATTGGATGATTACACCGAAGAGGTGATGACAAAACACGTATCCGGTAGGCTTAAAGTGGCTCCAGAACATACGAGCGATCCTGTTTTAAAGTTAATGAGAAAACCGTCTTTTTCCTATTTTCATAAGTTTAAAGAGCGTTTTGACAAGATTAATATTAAGAAGAATTTAAAGTTACAGCTAATTCCGTATTTTATTTCAAATCATCCAGCTTGCGAAGCCGAAGATATGGCTAACCTTGCTGCCGAAACCAAGGATATGGGTTTTCAGCTTGAACAGGTACAAGGGTTTACACCAACACCTATGACGGTGGCAACTGTGATTTATTATAGCGGCTATCACCCTTATACCCTTAAAAAAGTAAAGACACCAAAAACACGTAAGGAAAAAGACGAGCAACACCGATTCTTCTTCTGGTATAAAAAAGAAAATAAAGATTGGATTAGAAATACCTTAAACAAATTAGGGCGTCAGGATTTATTAAAAGTATTATTACCAGAAAACGATAAATGGCGAAAAAACAAACCAGGTAAGCCTAAGCATACTTTTGATGATGCTGTTCCTTTTAATCAAAGAAAGAATAAGGCTAAGTTTAGGTCTAAGAAGAGAAGACGTTAA
- a CDS encoding TonB-dependent receptor, which translates to MKILLPLFLSILLIHGIEAQTKKHELSFKVKNQKTDKNLDGAQIYITPCNCGGVTDANGFFTINLPEKEYNLSITYIGFKSYNNKILLNKDMLIEVTLEENQEQLSEIILKAKKINDYIESPQMGAIQLKSEEIEKLPSALGEVDVLKGVTLLAGVNNAGDVSNGLSVRGGSLDQNLILYDYAPVFNPTHLFGLFSVFTPEVLSSVDLYRANIPSKYGGRVASVLDVKVKNPYVDKLKLSGGLGLVSTRLAIETPIIKDKLTLIAGTRAGLTDFLLPIFSKRLKNTKAKFGDATLKLMYLPTDKDQITFTGFYSKDFYQLDLISEVENVNAKNNQYDFGMLNGTLNWIHSFNHKTSLKTILVGSRYTPKIIFPEVENNNKIEFQSRINYLSLISELKKNGNDTFNYYAGIQANKYIIEPGELNPGSAENVLPVSLKSETSYELSGYLNANWSPIDNLSLSAGLRYNYFMFLGPYKSVTFDEISGAILDTKEFKKGDLVKSYNGIEPRFGVSYKLNDKTSIKASYAKVNQYLQNVYNSTTPIPTSRWKTSDINIKPQIGETYGMGFYHNFREDDRVITMGLEGYYRDTKNVLSYKPGADFFLEEFLERDVVQGIGKAYGVEFSLKKPRGDVNGWINYTWSKSLLRSFNENLGDRINNNEWYPSDFDRTHVVNATINLEGDKYNTFSFNFTGQTGRPYTVANAVVQVDEIQVPVFIDRNNARLPVYHRLDLSWNVHFSGSKKNKRWKNDWTFTIYNVYSRKNPFNIYYRQRTGEKTNSPIFRDSPLGTYQLSAINSPLISLTYNFTFQ; encoded by the coding sequence ATGAAAATACTTTTGCCCCTTTTTCTGTCAATTTTACTAATTCATGGTATTGAAGCTCAAACTAAAAAGCATGAATTGTCTTTTAAAGTTAAAAACCAAAAAACAGACAAAAACCTTGATGGTGCTCAAATTTATATCACACCCTGCAATTGTGGCGGCGTAACAGATGCTAACGGTTTTTTTACAATAAACCTTCCCGAAAAGGAATACAATTTAAGTATTACATACATTGGGTTTAAATCCTATAATAATAAAATTCTTTTGAATAAGGATATGCTTATAGAAGTCACTTTAGAAGAAAATCAAGAGCAATTATCTGAAATAATATTAAAAGCAAAAAAGATAAATGATTATATAGAATCGCCCCAAATGGGTGCTATACAACTAAAATCGGAAGAAATTGAAAAACTGCCCTCAGCCTTAGGAGAGGTTGATGTGTTGAAAGGAGTTACTTTGTTAGCGGGAGTGAATAACGCTGGAGACGTAAGTAATGGTCTTTCTGTTAGAGGGGGATCGTTAGATCAAAATCTTATTTTATATGATTATGCTCCAGTTTTTAACCCAACACATTTATTTGGACTTTTTTCTGTTTTTACGCCAGAGGTACTATCGTCTGTAGATTTATATCGAGCAAACATTCCTTCAAAATATGGAGGCAGAGTGGCTTCTGTTTTAGACGTAAAAGTTAAAAACCCATATGTAGATAAATTAAAGTTAAGTGGAGGTTTAGGATTAGTATCTACCAGACTAGCTATTGAAACACCAATAATAAAAGATAAACTAACACTTATTGCTGGTACGAGAGCTGGCTTAACAGATTTTTTACTCCCCATTTTTTCTAAACGATTAAAGAATACAAAAGCTAAGTTTGGAGATGCGACATTAAAATTAATGTATTTACCAACAGATAAAGACCAAATTACTTTTACAGGGTTTTATAGTAAGGATTTTTACCAATTAGATTTAATATCTGAAGTAGAAAATGTTAATGCCAAAAACAACCAATATGATTTTGGAATGCTAAATGGGACACTTAATTGGATACATTCATTTAACCACAAAACTAGTTTAAAAACAATTTTGGTTGGAAGTAGATATACGCCTAAAATTATTTTTCCCGAAGTAGAGAATAATAATAAGATCGAGTTTCAATCAAGAATAAATTACTTGAGTCTTATATCGGAATTGAAGAAAAATGGCAATGATACATTTAATTATTATGCGGGTATACAAGCCAATAAATACATAATTGAACCGGGGGAATTAAATCCGGGTAGTGCAGAGAATGTGCTTCCTGTATCATTGAAATCTGAAACCAGTTATGAGTTGTCAGGATATTTAAATGCTAATTGGTCACCTATAGATAATCTTTCTTTATCGGCAGGATTGCGTTATAACTATTTTATGTTCTTAGGGCCTTACAAGTCAGTAACTTTTGATGAAATAAGCGGTGCTATTTTAGATACTAAAGAATTTAAAAAAGGAGATTTGGTGAAATCGTATAATGGCATTGAACCTAGATTTGGAGTTTCTTATAAGTTAAATGATAAAACATCTATAAAAGCAAGTTACGCTAAAGTGAACCAGTATCTTCAAAATGTATATAACAGTACAACGCCTATACCGACATCACGTTGGAAAACTTCAGATATAAATATTAAACCACAAATTGGAGAAACTTATGGCATGGGGTTTTATCATAATTTTAGAGAAGATGATAGGGTCATTACAATGGGTTTGGAAGGGTATTATAGAGATACAAAAAATGTACTAAGCTATAAGCCCGGGGCAGATTTTTTTCTTGAGGAATTTTTAGAACGAGACGTGGTTCAGGGTATTGGCAAAGCATACGGAGTAGAGTTTAGTTTAAAAAAACCAAGAGGAGATGTTAATGGATGGATCAATTATACATGGTCAAAAAGTCTATTAAGATCCTTCAATGAGAATTTAGGAGATAGAATTAACAATAATGAATGGTATCCATCAGATTTTGACAGGACTCATGTTGTTAATGCGACCATTAACCTTGAGGGGGATAAATACAATACCTTTAGTTTTAATTTTACAGGACAAACAGGTAGACCTTATACCGTTGCTAATGCGGTAGTACAAGTTGATGAAATACAAGTTCCAGTATTTATTGATCGAAATAACGCACGTCTTCCAGTATATCACCGTTTAGATCTTTCTTGGAATGTCCATTTTAGCGGTAGTAAAAAGAATAAAAGATGGAAGAATGATTGGACATTTACTATTTATAATGTTTATAGCAGAAAAAATCCGTTCAATATTTATTATAGACAGCGTACCGGAGAAAAAACCAACTCGCCTATTTTTAGAGACAGTCCTTTAGGTACATATCAGCTTTCGGCTATAAATAGCCCTTTAATATCTTTAACCTATAATTTTACATTCCAATAG
- a CDS encoding DUF4249 domain-containing protein, whose protein sequence is MFDKKTYSFIISPLCFISLFINFSCTDPVTPEYKYKEGLIYIDAYVSTVLEASYTTITETTLLSGKLKDLFVKNATVSYRNIETNLEVFLIEEEESYFPPNDFHASVGETWELLITLSDGRKYKSKPETIIEPVGFSNLKASYDKELFYRESIEDFVPGHKVSLDLEDPATDDNYYFWKFRSFEKISICGECYGTILRDGKCITSPVSIDRNKIINYACDTDCWRIRYNEDIKIFSDDFTNGKLVSGLPVGNVILYTKNNIVVEMQQYSLSSSAYKYYKVLKDIVDNNGGFNAPPPAALVGNVFNPEDSNEFVLGRFTAASAVIKSIFIDRSQIIDKAVEPRVLAQPEVCEDICTFSECFPIQSDCIPITSMSCDESRYRTSIRPEGWVD, encoded by the coding sequence ATGTTTGATAAAAAAACCTACTCTTTTATAATTAGTCCCCTATGTTTTATAAGCCTATTTATAAACTTCTCCTGTACAGACCCAGTTACCCCAGAATATAAATATAAAGAGGGTTTAATATATATAGATGCCTATGTTTCAACAGTTTTAGAAGCGTCATATACAACTATAACAGAAACAACATTATTATCGGGCAAGTTGAAAGATTTGTTTGTTAAAAATGCAACTGTTTCTTATAGAAATATAGAAACTAATCTTGAAGTTTTTTTAATAGAAGAGGAAGAAAGTTACTTCCCCCCAAATGATTTTCATGCATCTGTGGGTGAAACGTGGGAACTTTTAATTACACTCTCAGACGGAAGAAAATATAAATCTAAACCAGAAACGATAATTGAGCCAGTAGGCTTTTCAAATTTAAAGGCAAGCTATGATAAAGAATTATTTTATAGAGAAAGTATAGAAGATTTCGTTCCAGGTCATAAAGTTTCTTTAGACCTTGAGGATCCTGCTACAGATGATAATTATTATTTTTGGAAGTTTCGTTCGTTTGAAAAGATTAGTATTTGTGGTGAATGTTATGGAACAATATTAAGAGATGGGAAATGTATAACTAGCCCAGTGTCTATTGATAGGAATAAAATTATAAATTATGCATGTGATACTGATTGTTGGCGAATACGATATAATGAAGATATAAAAATTTTTTCCGACGATTTTACAAACGGTAAACTTGTATCTGGACTACCTGTTGGTAATGTGATATTGTACACTAAAAATAATATCGTAGTAGAAATGCAACAATATTCACTTTCTTCTTCTGCTTATAAGTATTACAAAGTTTTAAAAGATATCGTAGATAATAATGGAGGTTTTAATGCACCACCACCAGCCGCACTTGTAGGTAATGTGTTTAACCCAGAAGATAGTAACGAATTTGTTTTAGGCAGATTTACTGCTGCATCTGCAGTTATTAAATCTATTTTTATTGATAGATCACAAATTATAGATAAGGCTGTAGAACCTAGGGTTCTTGCACAGCCAGAGGTGTGTGAAGATATTTGTACTTTCTCAGAATGTTTTCCGATACAATCAGATTGTATCCCAATTACGAGCATGTCTTGTGATGAATCTCGATATAGAACAAGTATTAGACCAGAGGGGTGGGTAGATTAA
- a CDS encoding DUF3179 domain-containing protein, whose amino-acid sequence MKKNIFYLFACCLLLSSCSTSSDINNGNGTINPGGNENENSNQWLIPISEVKDGGPGKDGIPSIDNPRFTNANITDFIDDYDLVVGIVHNNQAKAYPHIVLDWHEVVNDEIDGEFFTLNYCPLTGTAFAWESISDGKKTTFGVSGLLYNANLILYDRNTDSNWSQLRLECVNGQLINDKPKLIDVVETNWKTWKALYPNTKVLTTTTGFSRSYGTSPYGDYSTNNNRFIFTPSILNSDLPNKERVYAIISGEKSKVYQFSDFKGGEVIRDSFDGDNYLIVGNNDLIYGYKLSGDHESLIFEYDFNGTEAFFKDNEGNKWSIFGKAIEGPRAGETLTGARSVMSYWFAIAAFYPNPEIFSLF is encoded by the coding sequence ATGAAAAAAAATATTTTTTACCTATTTGCATGCTGTTTATTACTATCGTCATGTAGCACTAGTAGTGACATTAACAATGGCAATGGCACTATTAATCCAGGCGGCAATGAAAACGAAAATTCTAACCAATGGTTAATACCAATTTCAGAAGTTAAAGATGGTGGTCCTGGTAAAGACGGAATTCCATCAATAGACAATCCTCGTTTTACTAATGCCAACATTACAGACTTTATAGATGACTATGATCTTGTTGTTGGAATTGTACATAATAATCAAGCCAAAGCTTATCCTCATATTGTATTAGATTGGCATGAGGTGGTTAACGATGAAATAGATGGCGAATTCTTTACATTAAACTACTGCCCGTTAACCGGTACTGCTTTTGCCTGGGAAAGTATAAGTGATGGAAAAAAAACTACTTTTGGAGTATCTGGACTTCTATATAATGCAAATCTAATTTTATACGATAGAAATACGGACAGTAATTGGTCTCAATTAAGACTTGAATGTGTAAACGGACAATTAATTAACGACAAACCTAAATTAATTGATGTTGTAGAAACAAATTGGAAAACATGGAAAGCACTTTATCCTAATACAAAAGTTTTAACAACTACAACAGGCTTTTCAAGATCATATGGCACGTCGCCTTATGGCGATTATTCCACTAATAACAATCGATTTATATTCACCCCTTCAATACTAAACTCAGACCTACCTAATAAAGAGCGTGTTTATGCTATAATTAGCGGAGAAAAATCTAAGGTCTATCAATTTTCAGATTTCAAAGGCGGAGAGGTTATTAGGGATTCCTTTGATGGAGACAACTACTTAATTGTTGGAAACAATGATTTAATCTACGGATATAAACTATCTGGTGACCATGAAAGCTTAATATTTGAATACGATTTTAATGGGACTGAAGCTTTTTTTAAAGACAATGAAGGAAACAAATGGTCTATTTTTGGTAAAGCCATTGAAGGTCCCAGAGCTGGCGAAACGCTAACAGGTGCTAGGTCTGTAATGAGTTATTGGTTTGCAATTGCAGCGTTTTATCCTAATCCGGAGATTTTTTCGCTATTTTAA